In Corylus avellana chromosome ca2, CavTom2PMs-1.0, the following proteins share a genomic window:
- the LOC132169285 gene encoding uncharacterized protein LOC132169285, with product MAISFYEEDARRVIFPHDDALVVTLTVANHKSHRVLVDNGSSADILYWPVFKQMGVDRDRIQPFDSPLVGFAREQVQPMGLISLSVTVGTGPRQSTTMVDFLVIDRPSTYNAIIGRPSLNKLKAVTSTYHLMMKFPTEEGVGEVKGDQAAARKCYNISLKKSDLATLTVGVVGSRSQDPLKGEPVEPLEDVELGEGKVVKVGTQLASGIRDALITFLQRNMEVFAWTHEDMPGISPDDIHHQLNVDPSMKPVRQKRRKFSFERNMAIAEEVEKLLKALFIKEVYYPDRLASVVLVKKFNGKWRICVDFTDLNKACPKASFPLPHIDALVDSTAGYGMTDRGLYCYKVTPFGLKNAGATY from the coding sequence ATGGCTATATCCTTCTATGAAGAGGATGCTAGGAGGGTAATATTCCCCCACGATGATGCATTAGTAGTTACGCTAACGGTTGCCAACCATAAAAGCCACCGAGTCTTGGTGGACAATGGTAGTTCGGCTGACATTTTATACTGGCCGGTCTTCAAACAGATGGGTGTTGACCGAGACAGGATCCAACCGTTTGATTCACCATTGGTAGGGTTTGCTAGAGAACAAGTCCAGCCAATGGGACTCATCTCCCTCTCTGTTACAGTGGGGACAGGTCCTAGGCAGTCTACAACTATGGTGGACTTCTTGGTGATCGATCGACCGTCTACATACAATGCGATCATTGGTCGACCATCCCTTAATAAGTTGAAGGCTGTAACCTCAACTTAccatttgatgatgaagtttcCTACTGAGGAAGGAGTAGGAGAGGTGAAAGGAGATCAAGCTGCAGCAAGGAAATGTTATAATATTTCCCTCAAAAAATCAGATCTTGCTACGTTGACGGTCGGCGTGGTGGGTAGCCGAAGCCAAGATCCCCTAAAAGGGGAACCTGTCGAGCCCTTGGAAGACGTGGAACTGGGAGAAGGAAAGGTAGTAAAGGTAGGAACACAGCTCGCCTCGGGAATCCGAGACGCTCTCATAACTTTTCTCCAAAGAAACATGGAGGTATTTGCATGGACTCATGAAGATATGCCGGGAATCAGTCCCGATGACATTCACCATCAACTCAATGTGGATCCAAGCATGAAGCCAGTGAGGCAGAAGCGAAGAAAGTTTTCCTTCGAGCGGAATATGGCCATCGCCGAGGAAGTAGAGAAGTTGCTTAAGGCTCTGTTTATAAAAGAGGTATATTATCCCGACCGGTTGGCCAGTGTGGTGCTGGTCAAAAAATTCAACGGGAAGTGGAGAATATGTGTGGACTTTACAGACCTTAACAAAGCATGCCCAAAAGCCAGCTTTCCTCTGCCACACATTGATGCGTTGGTAGACTCAACAGCTGGATATGGCATGACTGACCGAGGCCTGTACTGCTATAAGGTTACGCCTTTCGGTCTAAAGAACGCGGGAGCAACATATTAA